The sequence aACAtgacgatgagccgagaaaaatgaagttcaatgattctgagcatgggtcaaattgattccgagcatgcataggatttttgtgtgtcggaattgcatacaaagacgatctgaaaaattgagaaccagctctcaaacatttgttgtcggaagttccgacagcaaatgtccgaaggagcatacacacggtcggaatattcaaccaaaagctcacatcgaacatttgttgtcgttggtttgtacgcggcataaggcaagtAATTTGAGGTTTTCtctcataataatttttttttctatctaggGGTCATTATTTtctttggttggggggggggggggggtgggtgttgAATATTAAGATTGCTTTATATTTTTCTTCAAGTTTTCTACCTTAATACCTTGATGAGAAATGTCATAATACCTATATTTGCGCACTAATATTTAAATGAGAAATATACTTTTAGCTAATTGTACTTTTGATTTTGTTATgcagttttatatttatattataggaCACAATGGTCTTAAAAGTTGTACACAACAAATACAATTTTAACTGTTGGTaaacaaaaggaaaacaaataaaaaaaaataactcaaatCAAAATGCATGCAATTTTGGAAATCTTATGGCCAGTTAGGTACTCCTAAGGCTTTCAAAAATGAAATGTTCATATTGCCATTTTACACATTAATTAAAGAATAATAAGAATAACATTCACAGCAGCCAtaagtaaaaaaagagaaaaaaactaaaaataaaacattctgaATAAAATATAGAACATTGAAATACATCAAATACTTGGTACAAATAAGATCAGACAGAGGGATCAAAGtataaaatgtataaagaaaTAGCGAGAAAAGGGCAAACACATTACGTAAAGACCAACTATAGTTGGTAACTGTGAGAGGATTGCCGTTAGCTGCACATGTAAAATGCCCATTACGAGGGTCACCTATTGAATTGCCACAGGACTTGTATTAGTAAAATATAATTCTTAATTGGCTTTTGCCATGCTCATTCAAGCACATCAGTTTATCTTTGGTGTAGAgtcaagctggccatacacaattcGGTTTTACTCCTAAAAACCTTTGGAGGAGGCTTGCCATTGTAAAATAATGATTGTATAATGGCAAATCCAGAGCAATTGGATTTATTTTTCCTTACCATTGTGATCAGTGCATGCATATGTGTCTTTCTGAGCAAGCGTGCTTGTTCAAACTTGCAGCTACTATGAAGGATCAACTTGTATATTGATTTAAAAGATGTGGCCTTAGCAACATTTCCTGTATGTGTATAGTTTTGAAGTAGAACTAAAaggcaaactcccccccccccatttaggaTAGCGTAAGGagtgttataacccctgtcaggttcTTTTTATGTCATCTGTCCcccatttgggagatttttcttatcactttctgtcccatagccaaaacaggcagGACAGGATATCAATTCAAACACTTTGTTGTCACCAGGACCAgtctccccattggaagatttcccccacTATTACTGTTGTGCGGGCGACCCAATTTTTAGGATTTTCTTTCAATTTCAGTAATAATGGTGAACATGACAAATAAAaatggtgaatctccctaatgggtacACAGACAACAGTATTAAAGCCTGACCGATGTTCTAATCCAAAGAAAGTTTTCCCCTTAGTTATACTTTTACAAAAGAAGGATCTGTGTAAATCTGCCTGTCCGTGGGCAGCATAAGTCAGTCTAATGTTACATTCATTGTTTTCAGGCTTGTGACacactaaggccacgtacacacgaccggtccatccgatgagaatggtccgatggaccgttttcatcggttcgccgctgaagtggtctgatgtgcgtacacaccatcagttcaaaatccgatcgggtcaaaacgcggagacgtaaaacacacgacgtgctgaaaaaacaaagttcaatgcttccaagcatgcgtcgacttgattctgagcatgcgcgggttttgaaccgatgcttttgtgtactaactatcggtttggacctatcggtcagcggtccatcggttcgattttaaagcaagttctatcatttttgtccaaaggacaaAAGACAGATGGGCCGtactgaaactgaacttcggtccgttttcatcggtttggacccatggtgtgtacgcggcctcacattTGCCTCGGTACCAGCTTTGTATTCACACTGAGATTTAACTGGTCTATTTTGGTAGCCCATCAGAGTGAACAaaataaggctcctttcacaaggGCTTTCCGATCAAGgtccatctgtcagttttttaggccaACCTCATCGGATgctccatgcacctctatggagcagcgcCATGCCCGCCGACATCTGCCACTATCCGATCCAgacagatggaaaccctattttgtaTCAGTCTGGAGaatcagatcggatgaaaacggacaggcggtccgttttcatccgatctccataGAAGACAAGCGGGGCTTTGACAGGTCCATCTCCATACAGTGagcggagacagacctgtcatccacctgctcagtgggggatcaGCGGATTGATCACTGTTGAGCAAAGCGGAGTCCGTGCTTACacaagcccatgtgaaagggccctcagTCACAgtaagggagatttactaaaactggtgcagctgtgcctagtaaccaatcagcttctaggttttattatcaaagcttaacttgaacaagctgaatttagaagcggattggttactatgcacagctgcacctaaTACTGTgtgccccagttttagtaaatcttccccattGTGGTAATGCAAAAATATGACGATGTTTCAAGTATCTAAAGAGAACTTAGTAACCAGTTTGCTTGATAGCATGTCTCCTCTACCATTAATATTTGCCCTGGGCTAGTATGCCGCCCCTTTCACCTATTGGAGCCCTGAAAGAAAGCCCATTACAAGTTCTGAGCTGCTGTGAATTGGAGTTCATACACTTCTGTGCAGTGACATGAATGAAGTCTATGTgacacttcaaaaaaaaaaagttgagaaaaagaaaaaaaaaacgtatatataAAAGCAGTGCAATGCTCTGTGACATGCATCCCAGTGTTCCATGTGTTTTACCATGGAGGCTAGTGTGAAATTAGCCTCACTGTACAGCAGTGTAGAGCAGTTTAAGTTGGATCCCTAGTAGGCTCCCTACATCTCTTGCCTATTGCCATTTATTAATACAGATCTGCATTAATGTCACAATCCCAGAGAAGGTGTTTTTTGTAGGATGGTCCAATGAGGGGGAACTCGAGAGACAAAAAACAGGAAGGACGACCTCAATAGATTTATCTGCGTTGTGTGGCATAGTAAAGTCTGTGCAGCATGTAATTTATTTGGCACACATTACCTAGTTCATGGTCTTTGACCAATTATATTATCAGTCCATTATGTATAGTTTTTTAGTTCAGAAAGCAGGACCCTTGACCTTTAACTGCAACCCCAAATCAGACAGACCTTATGCTACATCACTTGGTCTGACTGGCTGATCTGCCTACCCGGTATACATCAGGGGAGGGTGATGGAAGTCACATGTTCCACCGTACCTAGATTCTGGGTATTTCAGTGGGCTCTAGTAGGCTAAGGAGGTGGCGAGGGGGGAATAGGGATTGTAAAGTACCACCTGTGGAGGAGACACGCTATCAAGCAGCACTATTATTTTGCCCCTGATTTAAGTACTGTCAGCTTCAAATctgctttaacagagttgaaatgATCAGCTCTAATACTGGTTAGACATGGTGATGCCCATGCAAAGCTTTTCATAAGTGGAAAATTCATCAATAATTTGAAAAGTTGAAGAATGGGCACCACCATATTTAAGGGGTGGGTGTTCATCTTTAAATCTTTaataaaccagaaaaaaaatcaaaaatcaaatcaCAGTGTGAATCTAGAGCCACGTTTCAGCTACTCTGCAGCTGTAGGGCTCAACTCCTCGGTGGCGGGTTGTCCTGGTGAGATGGCCGACACGGCAGCCTTCTCTGGGCACTGTGCCACCATGTGGCTAGTACTTTGGCAGAAATGGCATTTCTTGGGCTGTGGTGGCAAGCTACATTCCTTGGCGTGGTGATCAAGTCCTCCACAGTTATAACATCTGcaagaacaaaataaaacaatgtttgtacactttttttcaaACTGAATTTAACTAAAAATAGTTAATACTTTTAATAGGAACACAAACATTGCAAGACACAAGATGGCATTACCCTACCCCGTTAGTAAAAGGTCAAAActctttggggtttatttactaaaagcaaatagtctGAGCACTGCAGTTGCGCTAGAGCGGAGGGGAACGTGCaagaaaaaataacgttttttgcttgcacatgactaTATGATATAAATCAGCAGCTCTTCccatcatttcagagcttcccctcagatctggaacacagtatatttgcctttagtaaatcaacctccccgtgtgtgtgtgtgtatatatatatatatatatatatatatatatatatatatatatatatatatatatatatatatatatatatatatatatatatatatatatatatatatatatatatcccaatgaCATTGGctcacataaataaaataaaaaaacactcataaaaaaaaaaaacataaaaccacAAGATGTATGTTGGTAGCACTCAATTAAAAGATAGCAGTAAGTGAAGTGCTGAGGTAGTAGCAAGCCAATGTTCTGCAACGTAGTGAGGCAATAATATCTTTGTTGGTCTAAAAATGAAACTTGCAGATAAATTATAATTACTCTCGCTAAccttcccccccacacccccaccTCCAGTCTATAGGTGTAATAAAAACTAGTGAACATAAGGTTAATGATTCTTACCTTGTACAGGCCCTACCATGGGTCTCGCTGGGCTGGTTTGGACAGGGTGGTGAGCGCCACCGGATTATACAGAGCAGGAATCTCCCGCTTACCCTCCTGTCAGATGAAGTATCACCCCCTGGGCCGGTTCATATGATAGGCAGTACACTGGTGATGCCCATCATAGAAGGCAGGACTTCGTCTGAGGACAGCGGCCACGCGGGGTAAACAGGAGATCTCTGCTCTGTATAATCTGTCTGCTCTCCTAGCTTGCAATGCACTTCTCACAGGCAAGGCTgagctgctgggcactggtgaggctgcattgatggacactaatggggcTGTGCCGATGAGCACTGGTGAGTAtaatcagtgccgatcctgacccccctggggccctaagcaaaatgacatggcacattaaaaatgagaagcggggggccctgatGACagcgacatgtcacattaaagaaagttgagaagcgtagggggtgttctgctgtcggaaatgacatcttacattaaattgagaagcagggggtgctgacatcttacctcttctcccatgcagccagcgagttgagaagcggggtgagggggcgaaaatgacctctcaccaggcggggcctctagtaatttggggggcccttcgcagctttacggggccctaagcggcttgcatagtgagcctatagggcggatcggccctgagtataatacactcttcaaatatgctttaaaatgcatggttttcccttttatgaacaagacAATAATGACTATGtgggtataataatgctatggggctggtatgaaatgatTTCCAGAAATAACATACAtacaatgtataaaatatatatatatatataatacaatcaTTACATAAaacacatacactgcatatatttgagggaaaaaaaaaagtatattaccTTAACATACATTACAGGCTTGTTTGTTATAAATGAGTGCACAGATATTTACAGTAAGGGTATTCCTACACTGGCAGATATTTGCAAGCAATATAATAGATAATTGCTTGTGATAATCAGGTAGTGTAGGCGGGACTGGATTTAGAAGTAGGCACAGTGCGCATGTGCCTAAAGGCAACAGAGGCAAAAAGGTGACTTTTCACGTGCAGTTatatacactatggggcagatccacaaaaggattacgccggcgtatctattgatacgccggcgtaatttaaaatttcccgcgtcgtatctttgttttgtatccacaaaacaagatacgacggcatctgggatcgatccgacaggcgaacGTCTTAGTAcggcgtcggatcttagatgcaatttttcggcggccgctaggtggcatttccgtcgaaatccgcgtcgagtatgcaaattagctatttacggcgatccacgaacgtacgtccggccggcatttttacgtcgttttcgttcagctttttccggcgtatagttaaagctgctatatggtggcgtactcaatgttaagtatggccgtcgttcccacgtaaaattttaaattttttacgtcctttgcgtaagtcattcgcgaatagggatttgagtagaatgacgtcaccgtcgtaagcattggcttgttccgggttaatttcgagcatgcgcactgggatacccccatggacggcgcatgcgcagttaaaaaaacccATTGTGTACGTTGGGTcacgatgtattaacataaaacacgcccccatcacatccatttgaattccgcgcccttacgccgccagagatacactgtgctgccgtaacttacgacgcaaattctttgtggattcgaaaaaaaaaaattgcggcggcgtagtgtatcttagatacgctacgcccggcgggaagatgcgcccaggtacgtggatctacccctatatatACACCACCATATTCTAAACCACGTTAGGGTcaggaaacataaaaaaaataaaaaaaaggggggagatccTAGCAGAGGGGCGTTACTTTAGGCATCAAGACTTGTGTACCAATAAGCCCAATAATTGAAATCCAGCTCTCACTTTATGACCATCTGCTTCTATATCAGACATTACTTTGCTTAAAAAGTATGCTGCAGAGAATTTCCATTATGTTAAAAACCACTGTGACTAAGGAGTAAATTTGGTTATCCACAGAAAAGGAAGCAAACCTTTTAGCACACATAATGCAGCAGCATCTTGGCTAAGTTGGGGAGAAAAGTTTGAGTGGGTACTGTTGGTATGACCAGTCATACGTTGACATCAATCGCCATGCATTGGCCAGCATAAGCCACCTTGTCCCAGCTGATGAAAGATGGAGGAGATTGACCACTAAATCAAACCTTGTATGCCAAAATGCATATTTCAAGTCAACATTAGATTGTGTTTGTTTATGGTTATCTGTATCCTTACCTATCTCCTTTAGGCTTCCTTTTTTGCTGGCCCTTTACTTTAGGTCGCCTCTCACTGCCAATGCATGGGGCACCCCCTGGCCCTGTTACTTGGGTGGACTCGAAGCCCTTTGATGATTTCTTGAAAGTGAATTCCACAGACTCCCCCTCCTTCAAGCTGCGGAAACCTTCCATGTACAGTTTGCTCTGTGAAtggaaaaaaattgattaaattataagaatgggagaaagaggagaggattgGGCCACTTTATAAAAGCATCAATCAAAATGGTTTCCACTACctaaagtgtttgtttttttgttcgttTTATTACAACAATTACTGGTAAAAGCCAACTGTGTAAATGTATAGCCccaaaatattattatatattacacATTAGGTCATTGGCCATATTATGTCATGTCATTGTGATAATGATGCATCTGTATGACAGTTTCAGCAAGCTCATTTCCATCATTGGACTCCCATCAGGGATGATCATGCAGTGTGCGGATGTCAGTAATATGTCGTCTCTGTCCACAACGATAATGAAAATAGTCtctgaaaaaaaagttatattaacAGTCTGACATTTTAAAACAGAcatggtaaaaataaatatgcattTCTGTGCCATGGTATaccctcttaaagcggagctccaccctaaagtggaacttctgctcatgggaaccccccccccctccggtgtcacatttgacacctttcagggggaggggggtgcagatacctgtctaagacaggtatttgcacccacttccggccacacagtctgcgggtagactgcgggcaggacgtcagatcccgtcccgtcccccgttgtgttctgggaaacacacgccttccagaacacagcggggaccagtcagcgcggcgcagcgtgactcgcgcatgcaccatagggaaccgggcagtgaagccgcaatgcttcacttcctggttccctcactgaggatggcggaggGGGCcgacggtgctggactccagtacaggtaagtgtcccaatattaagtcagcagctgcagtatttgtagctgctggcttttaatatttttttttggcggagatccactttaaaaaaggtcgcagctgctcctttaaaaaaataCTCATAAGACACTCTTACACATACAATGATGTGTAACAGCACTATCAACAAACTAtatcatgtgcaaaaaaaaatcatgtgtgCTCAAATTGGTA comes from Rana temporaria chromosome 2, aRanTem1.1, whole genome shotgun sequence and encodes:
- the LIN28A gene encoding protein lin-28 homolog A; protein product: MAQGGFVKPVEDSESSKGGESENVQGSGTCKWFNVRMGFGFLTMTKKVGAELETPVDVFVHQSKLYMEGFRSLKEGESVEFTFKKSSKGFESTQVTGPGGAPCIGSERRPKVKGQQKRKPKGDRCYNCGGLDHHAKECSLPPQPKKCHFCQSTSHMVAQCPEKAAVSAISPGQPATEELSPTAAE